A genomic region of Lytechinus pictus isolate F3 Inbred chromosome 2, Lp3.0, whole genome shotgun sequence contains the following coding sequences:
- the LOC129254449 gene encoding pseudouridylate synthase RPUSD4, mitochondrial-like, with product MNFSRMLDVFGRVFSLTRATCNSFQEVIILSPAKRRLYGTTVKPPQEPSNQADSVASGQRDVFVDGDAKEKRTLRRKLEKLALSPDADLSQSSVVAARIRKQLKASIKAQKPVKEKEDILKNKRRDLRYQTRDLSRLSVNVVAEILRDRVIFEKDDIIALDKPYGLPVHGGPGMKHSIDSLLPKLSNLLNKKGTSEELHLIHRLDKETTGVILLARTERTARVLHEMFRKRQIIKQYLVITVGIPSPKEGILDMPMMEKEIDGKHRMVIRPDMADLYPDSVGVRSGRRNRDSQEALTRYKVLNERGNCALVQLEPETGVKHQIRVHLAQGLGCPILGDHKYSHHDRLAPQKLTPGILQSLGISQPKARTVPMHLHARQLVIPEIFDKHNYFISTRVPWFFRENMKRLKLKYDT from the exons ATGAACTTCAGTAGAATGTTAGATGTTTTCGGCAGGGTGTTCTCCTTGACTCGTGCTACATGTAACAGCTTTCAGGAAGTCATCATATTGTCACCTGCAAAAAGACGCCTTTATGGAACGACTGTAAAACCACCTCAAGAGCCTTCAAACCAAGCAGACAGTGTTGCTTCTGGCCAGAGAGATGTTTTTGTTGATGGTGATGCTAAAGAAAAGAGAACGTTGAGACGTAAATTGGAAAAGTTGGCTCTATCCCCCGATGCAGATCTGAGTCAATCTAGTGTCGTTGCTGCTAGGATAAGGAAACAGCTTAAGGCAAGCATAAAGGCACAGAAACCAGTGAAAGAGAAGGAAGACATTCTGAAGAATA AGAGACGTGACTTGAGATACCAGACGCGTGACCTCAGCAGACTGAGTGTCAATGTGGTTGCAGAGATATTGAGAGATAGAGTCATCTTTGAAAAAG aTGATATCATTGCATTGGACAAACCTTATGGGCTACCTGTACATG GAGGGCCTGGGATGAAACACAGCATTGATAGTCTTCTACCCAAGCTGTCTAATTTACTCAACAAAAAAGGGACTTCTGAAGAGCTTCATCTGATACACAGGCTGGATAAGGAGACTACTGGTGTGATTCTGCTAGCAAGGACTGAAAGAACCGCAAGGGTACTCCATGAGATGTTCAGAAAACGACAGATTATCAAACAatatttg GTTATCACAGTCGGAATACCTAGCCCCAAGGAAGGCATCCTTGACATGCCAATGATGGAGAAAGAGATTGACGGCAAGCACAGGATGGTGATCAGACCAGACATGGCTGATCTTTACCCTGACAGTGTTGGGGTTAGATCAGGGAGAAGAAACAGAGATAGTCAGGAAGCTTTAACTAGATACAAGGTGTTGAATGAACGAGGCAACTGTGCCCTGGTTCAGTTGGAACCTGAGACAG GTGTAAAGCATCAGATAAGAGTTCACCTAGCTCAAGGGTTAGGTTGCCCTATCCTTGGTGATCACAAGTATTCTCATCATGATAGATTAGCTCCTCAG AAACTGACCCCGGGTATACTACAATCATTAGGAATCAGCCAGCCTAAAGCTAGGACGGTACCAATGCACCTTCATGCCAGACAGCTTGTCATACCGGAGATCTTTGATAAACATAACTACTTTATATCAACCAGAGTCCCTTGGTTCTTCAGGGAAAATATGAAGAGATTAAAACTCAAGTACGATACatga